Proteins encoded in a region of the Elizabethkingia bruuniana genome:
- a CDS encoding glycosyltransferase family 4 protein yields MKIVYCINNTWYAGGMTRVLTNKANSLAEEGHDVYIITTEQLEYKPHYPLSDRVHQIDLNFNYFQYDQKSFPIRLMGFIKNILGHRKKLSEILKELRPDIVISMFTKDVYIIPGIKDGSKKILEIHTSRYTWLLARAERGIIGRFQNWLDQYVIRKYDRFVILTNEDKAHWNGVSNLEVIPNANSFEPEESSTLTNRVVVAVGRYFDSKKFDDLIRAWEIINRKFPEWKLNIIGDGPMKGALQKQIQNSGLTEVISLKPTTPLIMQEYLNSSIVVLPSLFEGLPMVLLEGQACGVPLVAYECKCGPKDIIVDGENGFLVEIGNVEMLADRILRLIENDDLRFEMGKKAKLYSKRFSEEIVMKKWNDLFQKISK; encoded by the coding sequence ATGAAGATAGTTTACTGTATAAATAATACATGGTATGCAGGTGGTATGACCAGAGTATTGACTAATAAAGCCAATTCCTTAGCAGAAGAAGGGCATGATGTATATATTATTACTACAGAACAACTGGAATATAAACCTCATTATCCACTGTCTGATAGGGTTCATCAAATTGATTTGAATTTTAATTATTTTCAGTATGACCAAAAATCTTTTCCTATAAGACTTATGGGTTTTATAAAGAATATTTTAGGGCATAGAAAGAAATTGTCTGAAATTCTGAAAGAATTGAGACCGGATATTGTGATTTCTATGTTTACGAAAGATGTTTATATTATACCAGGTATAAAAGACGGAAGCAAAAAAATATTAGAAATCCATACATCTAGATATACATGGTTGCTCGCAAGAGCTGAGAGAGGAATTATTGGAAGATTTCAAAATTGGTTAGATCAGTATGTTATAAGAAAGTATGATAGATTTGTTATTTTAACTAATGAGGATAAAGCCCATTGGAATGGAGTATCTAATCTGGAAGTAATACCAAATGCGAATAGTTTTGAACCGGAAGAGTCATCTACACTAACAAATAGAGTTGTTGTAGCTGTTGGGCGTTATTTTGATAGTAAAAAATTTGATGACCTGATCCGAGCATGGGAAATTATAAATAGAAAATTTCCTGAGTGGAAATTAAATATTATAGGAGACGGACCCATGAAGGGCGCTCTTCAGAAACAAATTCAAAATTCAGGATTAACAGAAGTTATTTCTTTAAAACCTACTACTCCACTTATAATGCAGGAATACCTTAATAGTTCTATTGTTGTATTGCCTTCTCTTTTTGAAGGCTTGCCAATGGTATTACTGGAGGGACAAGCCTGTGGAGTGCCATTGGTGGCTTACGAATGTAAATGTGGACCAAAAGATATTATTGTGGATGGAGAAAATGGATTTCTGGTAGAAATAGGAAATGTCGAAATGCTGGCTGATAGAATTCTTAGGCTTATTGAGAATGATGATTTAAGATTCGAGATGGGAAAGAAAGCAAAGTTGTACTCAAAAAGATTTTCTGAAGAAATTGTTATGAAAAAATGGAATGACCTTTTTCAAAAAATAAGTAAATAA
- a CDS encoding glycosyltransferase family 4 protein, with protein MKVVYNILGTFNSGGMERVLANKANYLVNSGYDITIITTDQKGRSAYFEMNPKIKYIDLDINYRDDIDKGVYKKSLSYLLKQKKHKQRLEGILYDLKADVVISMFDHDVSFVHDIKDGSKKIVEIHFSRFKRLQYGRKGIWKIIDKIRSNNDYKLVQKYDRFVVLTNEDKGYWGNMPNIEVIPNANSFTSSEQSSLSYKRVIAVGRYDYQKGFDELIKMWERIHVKNPEWRLDIFGDGPLKEELQCLIKKMNLSETINLYPSTKKIKEEYLKSSIMVLTSRYEGLGMVLLEAQTCGLPLVAYACKCGPKDIIQDGINGYLVPERDSQMMVEKILNLIGNYELRKEMGHMGKKFSENFSENRIMKKWVNLFNEVTKENQ; from the coding sequence ATGAAGGTAGTATATAATATTTTAGGAACATTTAATTCCGGAGGGATGGAACGTGTTCTTGCCAATAAGGCAAACTATCTTGTCAACTCTGGTTATGATATTACTATTATTACTACGGACCAAAAGGGGAGGAGTGCCTACTTTGAAATGAATCCGAAGATTAAGTATATAGATTTGGATATAAATTATCGTGATGATATTGATAAAGGAGTTTATAAAAAAAGTCTGTCCTACCTTTTAAAGCAAAAAAAACATAAACAAAGACTAGAAGGGATATTGTATGATCTGAAGGCAGATGTTGTTATTTCTATGTTTGATCATGATGTTTCTTTTGTACATGATATAAAAGACGGTAGTAAAAAAATTGTTGAGATTCACTTTTCACGATTCAAACGTCTTCAGTATGGACGCAAAGGTATATGGAAAATTATAGATAAAATAAGAAGTAATAATGATTATAAATTGGTACAAAAATATGACCGTTTTGTAGTGTTAACAAATGAAGATAAAGGTTATTGGGGAAATATGCCCAATATAGAAGTTATTCCTAATGCTAATAGTTTTACTTCATCAGAACAATCTTCTTTAAGCTACAAAAGAGTTATAGCGGTAGGACGTTATGATTATCAGAAGGGATTTGACGAATTAATAAAAATGTGGGAAAGAATACATGTGAAAAATCCTGAATGGAGATTAGATATTTTTGGAGATGGCCCATTAAAAGAAGAATTACAATGTTTAATTAAAAAAATGAACCTTTCAGAAACAATAAACTTATACCCCTCTACAAAAAAAATTAAAGAAGAGTATCTGAAAAGTTCAATTATGGTACTGACTTCACGATATGAAGGTCTAGGTATGGTTCTTTTAGAAGCCCAGACTTGTGGTTTACCTCTGGTAGCTTATGCATGTAAGTGTGGGCCAAAAGATATTATTCAGGATGGTATAAATGGTTATCTGGTACCAGAAAGAGATTCTCAAATGATGGTGGAAAAAATATTAAATCTTATTGGAAATTATGAACTAAGAAAAGAGATGGGGCATATGGGGAAAAAATTCTCGGAAAATTTCTCCGAGAATAGGATTATGAAAAAGTGGGTTAATCTCTTCAATGAAGTAACAAAAGAAAATCAATGA
- a CDS encoding glycosyltransferase family 4 protein, with product MKTIVVSAINLNVGGTLTILRDCLSFLSEFSIEKNYRVIAIVHKKELADFPNIEYIENQWPKKRWINRLWYEYVSMKKISKELAPVDLWLSLHDTTPNVFAKKQAVYCHNPFPFYEWRWRECLFAPKIVLLSLFSKFIYKKNINKNTFVIVQQQWLKDEFKKLFKLKSDKIIVALPNSPKNEDMDGSLKKNTDSVYEFIYAASPNSHKNFECLCHATKILENEGINNFKVNITLSGNENKYAIWLYKRYGKIVKSIEWIGFQNRKSLFRQYERCDCLVFPSKIETWGLPISEFSEFNKPMLLADLSYAQETAAGSQQVAFFNPNDPKELAGRMKLLIQGDTSSLNIIPKKVLEEPVTHSWGGLFQTLLFGA from the coding sequence ATGAAGACGATAGTAGTATCAGCTATAAACTTAAATGTAGGAGGAACTCTTACTATACTGAGGGATTGCTTAAGCTTTCTTTCAGAATTTTCTATAGAAAAGAATTATAGAGTGATTGCTATTGTTCACAAAAAAGAACTGGCAGACTTTCCCAATATTGAATATATTGAAAATCAATGGCCCAAAAAAAGATGGATAAATCGGTTATGGTACGAATATGTCAGTATGAAAAAGATATCCAAAGAACTGGCTCCCGTGGATTTGTGGCTATCATTGCATGATACAACACCTAATGTATTTGCTAAAAAGCAGGCTGTGTATTGTCATAATCCATTTCCATTTTATGAATGGAGGTGGCGGGAATGCTTATTCGCTCCCAAAATAGTACTGTTATCTTTATTCTCAAAGTTTATTTATAAAAAGAATATTAATAAAAATACTTTTGTTATTGTTCAGCAACAATGGCTGAAAGATGAGTTTAAAAAATTGTTTAAACTGAAATCGGATAAGATAATTGTGGCATTACCTAATTCTCCAAAGAATGAAGATATGGATGGTAGTCTTAAAAAAAATACTGATTCTGTTTATGAATTTATATATGCAGCTTCACCAAATAGCCATAAAAATTTTGAATGTCTTTGTCATGCTACTAAAATTTTGGAAAATGAGGGAATTAATAATTTTAAAGTTAATATAACACTTTCCGGAAATGAGAATAAATATGCAATCTGGCTTTATAAGAGATATGGTAAAATTGTGAAATCTATAGAGTGGATTGGTTTTCAAAATAGAAAATCTCTTTTTCGGCAATATGAAAGATGTGATTGTCTGGTTTTTCCTTCTAAAATAGAAACTTGGGGGCTGCCTATTTCGGAATTCTCAGAATTTAATAAACCAATGTTACTGGCAGATCTTTCTTATGCTCAGGAAACAGCTGCAGGAAGCCAGCAGGTTGCTTTTTTTAATCCAAATGATCCTAAAGAGTTAGCTGGGCGAATGAAATTGTTAATACAGGGAGATACTTCATCTTTGAATATAATACCTAAGAAAGTTCTGGAAGAACCAGTAACTCATTCTTGGGGTGGATTGTTTCAAACACTTTTATTTGGAGCTTAA
- a CDS encoding glycosyltransferase — translation MKILQLGKFYPIRGGVEKVMYDLMLGLSGERVYCDMLCASTEDYPAGIININPYAKLIIEATKVKLAATMLAPSLIVKLRKIVKDYDIIHIHHPDPMASLALFLSDYKGKVILHWHSDILKQKTLLKLYEPLQNWLIKRADRIVGTTPIYVKESPFLNKVQHKIDYIPIGVEPLLADKGKAEKLKEKYKNKHIIFSLGRLVEYKGYEYLIRAAQYLDENYQIIIGGKGPLMESLTNLIAELGVQDRVTLLGFVEDEDISSYFEVCDMFCLSSIWKTEAFAIVQIEAMSCGKPIVCAHIPASGVSWVNKDEVSGLVVEAENEVALADAIKRISTDANLQKKLSEGSKNRYEEYFTRKKMTEKCLDIYKDVLK, via the coding sequence ATGAAAATATTACAGCTTGGAAAGTTTTATCCTATTCGGGGAGGAGTGGAGAAAGTGATGTATGATCTGATGTTAGGGCTTTCTGGGGAAAGAGTGTATTGTGATATGCTTTGTGCATCTACAGAGGATTATCCTGCAGGTATAATTAACATCAATCCATATGCTAAATTAATTATAGAGGCTACAAAAGTAAAGTTAGCAGCAACAATGTTGGCACCAAGTTTAATTGTTAAACTACGCAAAATTGTAAAGGATTATGATATTATTCACATTCATCATCCTGATCCAATGGCTAGCTTAGCATTGTTTCTTTCAGACTATAAGGGAAAGGTGATACTTCACTGGCATAGTGATATACTGAAACAAAAGACATTATTAAAGCTGTATGAGCCATTGCAAAATTGGTTAATCAAAAGAGCGGACAGAATTGTGGGGACAACTCCCATATATGTTAAAGAATCTCCTTTTTTGAACAAGGTTCAACATAAAATAGATTATATCCCGATTGGTGTGGAGCCTTTATTAGCCGATAAAGGAAAAGCCGAGAAATTAAAAGAAAAATATAAAAATAAGCATATAATATTTTCGCTAGGCAGACTTGTAGAGTATAAAGGATATGAATACCTTATTAGAGCAGCTCAGTATCTGGATGAAAATTATCAAATTATAATAGGAGGAAAAGGACCATTAATGGAGTCTCTTACAAATCTTATTGCAGAATTGGGAGTTCAGGATAGAGTAACACTATTAGGGTTTGTAGAAGATGAAGATATTTCGAGTTATTTCGAAGTATGTGATATGTTCTGTTTGAGTTCTATATGGAAGACCGAAGCTTTTGCAATCGTGCAAATTGAAGCTATGTCTTGTGGAAAACCTATAGTTTGTGCACATATACCGGCTTCAGGAGTTAGTTGGGTAAACAAAGATGAAGTTTCTGGTTTAGTAGTTGAAGCAGAAAATGAAGTAGCATTAGCGGATGCGATTAAACGTATAAGTACAGATGCAAATCTTCAGAAGAAATTGTCAGAGGGGAGTAAAAATCGTTATGAAGAATATTTTACCCGAAAAAAAATGACAGAGAAGTGCTTGGATATTTATAAAGATGTATTAAAATAA
- a CDS encoding S24 family peptidase, with protein MEKKILSKRIIPNDLFFEQVKERLDAGQKVKIPVAGRSMEPFLQNGDLVVLKRFEENDLVNGKIVLAYFNNAYVLHRIVRIKENTVTLAGDGNIQQVEIITDKDILAVVIQAYRGEKELSINTLLGQIWYKLRVIRAVYSKIFGIK; from the coding sequence ATGGAGAAAAAGATCCTGAGTAAGAGGATAATTCCTAATGATCTTTTTTTTGAACAGGTAAAAGAAAGATTAGATGCCGGTCAGAAAGTGAAAATTCCTGTAGCTGGAAGAAGTATGGAACCATTTTTGCAAAACGGGGATTTGGTAGTGCTGAAGAGATTTGAGGAGAATGATTTAGTGAACGGAAAAATTGTATTAGCATATTTTAATAATGCTTATGTATTGCACCGGATTGTCAGAATCAAAGAAAATACTGTTACACTTGCTGGTGATGGTAATATACAACAGGTAGAAATAATCACAGATAAAGATATACTGGCAGTTGTAATCCAGGCATACCGGGGAGAAAAAGAATTAAGTATTAATACATTACTAGGACAAATTTGGTACAAGTTACGTGTAATCAGAGCTGTATATAGTAAAATATTCGGAATAAAATAA
- a CDS encoding PqqD family protein, giving the protein MKLREDLMLRHLGDEYVIIDPEQDMIDMSKVYTLNETAAFLWKELQGKEFNVETVTEVLLAYYNVDYAIAEKDAQRLVQDFEKQGLLTD; this is encoded by the coding sequence ATGAAATTAAGGGAGGATTTAATGTTGCGACATTTAGGTGATGAATATGTTATAATCGATCCGGAACAGGATATGATAGATATGTCTAAAGTATATACTTTGAATGAAACAGCTGCTTTTTTATGGAAAGAATTACAGGGAAAAGAATTCAATGTTGAGACTGTGACAGAAGTATTGTTAGCTTATTATAATGTGGACTATGCAATAGCAGAAAAGGATGCTCAAAGGCTTGTACAGGATTTTGAAAAACAAGGATTACTAACGGATTAA
- a CDS encoding nucleotidyltransferase family protein: MLEDKVSKAFFALLRAGLWNRSIDAIDCFPLSKADWDTLFRISIQQTVEGIVFDGIQMLSSDLLPPREMHIKWLVRVEKIEQRNRWMNDILAEQVAFFSKESIQPILLKGQGLAICYENPGRRVCGDIDWYFQTTDEFYKADRLLAKYGIVTEATAGYSSFYLWRDCEIDHHQKLFDIHNPFLLGYLKHLQQHEKKRSVRISIQKEEIVLPSPLLQMLQVNAHILKHLLSFGIGIRQLCDAARLYKTYRNQVDGNVLKVVYTKLKIIKWIELLHEVLVKYIGLSEENLPFPSKRQQSADWMMEEIWKSGNFGFHDERYQNENSGKREGTKRRLWSSFIKYVPYAPMEALSFPLVHFYSGLVKK; the protein is encoded by the coding sequence ATGTTAGAGGATAAAGTTTCTAAGGCTTTCTTCGCGCTTTTGCGTGCAGGACTCTGGAATAGATCTATAGATGCTATAGATTGTTTCCCATTGTCTAAAGCCGACTGGGATACATTATTCCGTATTTCTATACAACAAACAGTAGAAGGCATTGTGTTCGACGGGATACAAATGTTGAGTTCAGATCTTCTTCCACCTCGTGAAATGCATATTAAATGGTTAGTAAGGGTAGAGAAGATTGAACAAAGAAACCGATGGATGAATGATATTCTTGCCGAACAGGTTGCTTTTTTTTCTAAAGAAAGCATACAGCCAATATTGTTAAAAGGACAAGGGTTGGCTATTTGTTATGAGAATCCGGGCAGAAGAGTTTGTGGAGATATAGATTGGTATTTTCAAACAACTGATGAGTTTTATAAAGCTGATAGATTGCTTGCAAAATACGGTATTGTAACAGAAGCAACAGCTGGTTATAGTAGTTTTTATTTATGGAGAGACTGCGAAATAGATCATCATCAGAAGTTATTTGATATACATAATCCATTCTTATTAGGCTATTTGAAACATTTACAGCAACATGAAAAAAAACGTAGTGTAAGAATTAGTATACAGAAAGAAGAGATAGTACTCCCGTCTCCTTTGCTACAGATGCTGCAAGTAAACGCACATATCCTGAAGCATCTATTGTCATTCGGAATAGGAATAAGACAATTATGTGACGCTGCAAGGTTATATAAAACATATCGTAATCAGGTTGATGGTAATGTTCTGAAAGTAGTTTATACAAAACTGAAAATTATAAAATGGATTGAATTATTACATGAAGTTTTGGTGAAATATATAGGTCTGTCTGAAGAAAATTTACCTTTCCCGTCCAAACGACAGCAATCTGCAGATTGGATGATGGAAGAAATATGGAAATCTGGAAATTTTGGATTTCATGACGAAAGATATCAAAACGAAAATTCTGGAAAAAGAGAAGGAACCAAGAGAAGGCTATGGAGTAGCTTTATAAAATATGTTCCTTATGCACCAATGGAAGCACTAAGCTTTCCTTTAGTGCATTTTTATTCAGGGTTAGTAAAAAAATAA
- a CDS encoding ABC transporter ATP-binding protein yields MNTNLSYQLKWAWLLAKNSRGELLLYFILELAAIAFSLLFVFWSKKAVDFAVDGSTSDLQKALILSVCSVIIALLMRSYSGWLNEKTRMKMMISLQNTLIKSQMLSTWKVGKHWHTGDVQVRINNDCQEIVQMVGFSSVSFILTTIRLLASFGFLWLMDPMLAILIVAISPLFLFSKIYFKKLRTLNRELKTAESKFGNVVQENLRFRMSIRALGVQFARWQKVEKSQGDIYDLKVRLLNFSTVSQGIMKLTINAGFLLTFGWGVYRLHASEISFGTMTAFLQLVGRIQAPILLMMGFVPLFIRFRTAVDRVQELQLVEVEEEVEQEYITEPQNIEINQLSFRYDDKLVIKDLNAKFIAGNPSAVIGSSGKGKTTLIRLLLALIKPDKGEVFINTDAEHLPLSNKHRINIAYVPQGDKLFSGSIKENLQLGEQEVSDSKLREVLYLACAEFVYDLPDGLDTIVGESGYGLSEGQAQRIAVARALMRDCNIWLFDEVTSALDPDTGGKLIERLLEAGKNKILVFVTHDMKLAGKCQQTIYI; encoded by the coding sequence TTGAATACAAATTTATCATATCAATTAAAATGGGCATGGCTTCTTGCTAAAAATAGTCGTGGAGAGCTATTGCTGTATTTTATATTAGAATTGGCAGCGATTGCATTTTCATTATTATTTGTATTCTGGTCGAAAAAAGCTGTTGATTTTGCAGTAGATGGTAGTACATCCGATTTACAAAAAGCTTTAATCTTATCTGTCTGCAGTGTAATTATAGCTCTTCTGATGAGAAGTTACTCGGGATGGTTAAATGAAAAAACGAGAATGAAGATGATGATTTCTCTGCAGAATACTTTAATTAAATCCCAAATGTTGTCGACTTGGAAGGTTGGCAAGCACTGGCATACAGGAGACGTACAGGTGAGAATTAATAATGACTGTCAGGAAATTGTACAAATGGTAGGCTTCTCTTCAGTCTCATTTATACTAACTACAATAAGGCTTTTGGCTTCTTTTGGCTTCTTATGGTTAATGGATCCAATGCTGGCTATTTTAATTGTGGCAATATCTCCGTTATTCCTCTTTTCAAAAATATATTTTAAAAAGCTAAGAACATTAAACAGAGAGTTAAAAACTGCAGAAAGTAAATTTGGAAATGTAGTACAGGAGAATCTGCGATTTAGGATGTCTATAAGGGCATTGGGAGTGCAGTTTGCACGTTGGCAAAAAGTTGAAAAAAGCCAAGGTGATATATATGATTTAAAAGTCAGACTGTTGAATTTTTCAACCGTATCCCAAGGAATAATGAAGCTGACTATTAATGCCGGATTCTTATTAACATTTGGTTGGGGAGTATATCGTTTGCATGCATCCGAAATTTCATTTGGAACGATGACCGCATTTTTACAATTAGTAGGCCGTATTCAGGCTCCAATATTACTGATGATGGGATTTGTGCCATTATTTATTCGTTTCAGAACAGCTGTTGACAGAGTACAGGAGTTACAATTGGTGGAAGTAGAAGAAGAAGTAGAACAGGAATATATTACTGAGCCTCAGAATATAGAAATTAATCAATTGAGTTTCCGTTATGATGATAAATTGGTCATAAAAGATCTTAATGCTAAATTCATCGCAGGAAACCCTTCAGCAGTAATAGGATCTAGTGGGAAAGGTAAAACAACACTCATAAGGTTATTGCTGGCACTAATAAAACCAGATAAAGGAGAAGTATTTATTAATACCGATGCGGAGCATCTACCTTTATCCAATAAGCATCGTATTAATATAGCATATGTACCGCAAGGCGATAAATTGTTTAGTGGAAGTATAAAAGAAAACTTACAGTTAGGAGAGCAAGAAGTTTCAGACAGTAAACTTAGAGAAGTTTTATATCTGGCATGCGCTGAATTTGTATATGATTTGCCGGATGGATTAGATACAATTGTAGGAGAATCGGGTTATGGACTTTCTGAAGGACAGGCACAACGTATTGCTGTAGCACGAGCACTAATGCGGGACTGTAATATTTGGCTTTTTGATGAAGTGACATCTGCTCTTGATCCTGATACAGGAGGAAAGTTAATAGAACGTCTATTGGAAGCCGGAAAAAATAAAATATTAGTATTTGTAACACATGATATGAAGTTGGCAGGAAAATGTCAACAGACTATTTATATATAA
- a CDS encoding polysaccharide biosynthesis/export family protein translates to MNKFILGLTLFSLILLNSCVSKKVVYAEDMIPDVEYPIAEAPALKLQKNDRLSIQVSAKSLELAAPFNTVAGTYKVGTDGNVSTGIDLSSNAQGYLIDRDGNIAFPVLGTLHVENLTLEEVRDLIRNKLINGRLINEPIVKVEILNFKISLAGAIGNRVLEVPDGKITLIEAITKAGGMGSNAAPDRITVIREEDGVRHKIVTNIRSKEIYNSPAYYLKQNDMVFVEPRTPEVTPREDRFWRYFGIGTGLVGTIISVLTLIKVTK, encoded by the coding sequence ATGAATAAATTTATCTTAGGATTGACTCTGTTTAGCCTTATTTTGCTAAATTCCTGTGTATCCAAAAAAGTGGTATATGCTGAGGATATGATACCAGATGTAGAATACCCGATTGCAGAAGCTCCCGCACTTAAATTACAAAAAAATGACCGATTAAGTATTCAAGTGAGTGCTAAGTCACTTGAATTAGCTGCTCCATTTAATACTGTAGCAGGTACTTATAAAGTTGGGACCGATGGAAATGTTTCAACAGGAATAGATCTTTCGTCAAATGCTCAAGGATATTTAATTGACAGAGACGGGAATATTGCATTTCCTGTTTTAGGGACTCTTCATGTAGAGAACTTGACTTTAGAAGAGGTGAGAGATTTGATACGTAATAAATTAATTAACGGACGATTGATCAATGAACCTATTGTAAAAGTTGAAATCTTGAATTTTAAAATAAGCCTTGCTGGAGCTATAGGAAATAGAGTGCTAGAAGTTCCAGATGGTAAGATAACCCTGATTGAAGCTATTACTAAAGCTGGAGGGATGGGGTCTAATGCAGCACCTGACAGAATTACTGTAATTCGCGAAGAAGATGGAGTTCGTCATAAAATAGTTACAAATATCAGATCTAAGGAGATTTATAATTCTCCGGCTTATTATTTAAAACAGAACGATATGGTTTTTGTTGAGCCCCGAACACCAGAGGTTACTCCTAGAGAAGATAGGTTTTGGAGATATTTTGGTATAGGAACAGGACTCGTAGGTACAATTATATCTGTATTAACTCTGATTAAAGTAACTAAATAA